GAAAGCCTGCAACTGAACCTGATGGAGCAGGAAGAAAAGCACGGCGCCACCGCAGCCCGCATTCAAGCCCTGGTTGATCGCGTCAACGCAGGTCCTGTCAGCGCATGAACCACCACACAGCAGGGGTAAAAGTCGTCTCCATTCTCGGGGAGGACTATTCGATCAAGGCACCGGCCGGGGAAGAACAGACCCTGCTGGACGCGGCCATGATGCTCAAGGCAGCGCTGGATGACACCAAGCGCAAATACCCGACATTGATCGGTGACCGCTTGCTGGTGCTCGCGGCGATGAATCTGTGCTCGCAGCAGATTGAAATGAAGAAGCAGCACAAAGAAGAACTCGACCGTTACCAAGAGCAAGTCAGCGCCACGGTCGACACTATCGCCAAGACCATCAATCAGGGTTGATCGGGTTGCGCACAACCAAAGAATAGATTATCGATCGGGTTGTATACAATCGGCACGGCTGTTGCATTGTTTCGGCCACTTATTCTTTGGGGGTGCTCCATGCAGTTGTGGCGACGCAGTATTCAATGGCAGCTGATTCTCAGCATGGGCACCGCCCTGCTGGTCAGTATCCTGATCGTGGTTGGCATTTATACCCTGGTGGTCAACCGCCTCGCCCAGAGCTATCTGGTCGAGCAAGCGCTGCCATCGAGCATCGAAGCGACGCGCAACGATATCGAACGCATCCTTGTGCAACCGCTGACGGCGGCCAAAGATATCGCCAGCAATACGATGGTCCGCGACTGGCTCGCCTCAGGCGAAGACAGCAGCAAAACGGCGGGCTTCGCGCAGTATCTGGAAGGCATCCGCGCCGAACATAAAGCCTTTACCGCTTTGATCATCGGCACCGAATCCAATCATTACATCACCGAAAAAGGCCTGGATCGCACCCTCAGTCGTTCCAAACCGGCCGACGCGTGGTTCTATTCCTTCCTCGACAGCAATCAGCCGCGCACCCTCAATATCGACAACGACGGCGCCACCGGAGAATTGGCGCTGTTCATCGATCTGAAAGTCGAGCAGGCCGGTAAAGTGGTCGGCGTAGCCGGGCTTGGTTTGAGCATGAAAGAGCTGTCGGAGCTGATTCACAACTTCAGCTTTGGTCAGCGCGGCAAGGTCTATCTCGTGCGCTCCGACGGTTTGATCCAAGTGCATCCCGAAGCGCAGTTCAGCGGCAAACGCACCTTGAGCGAGCAGATTGGCGCCAATGCGGCGCAATCCGTCATGGGCCAGAAAACGGCGATCAGCAGCAGCTTCCAGAGGGATGGCGAAGACTTCCTCGCCTTCAGCCTGCCTCTGCGTGATCTGGGCTGGACCTTGGTGGCCGAAGTGCCGCAGTTGCAGATCTATGCCGAGGCCCGCAAGGCGATGTGGATGAGTGGCGGCATCGGTCTGGCGGTAGCGCTGGTGTGTCTCGCGTTGGTGGTGTGGCTGGCGCAAGGGCTGGTGCGGCCGATTCGTCAGGTAACAGCCGCGCTCGTAGCAATCGGTAGCGGCGGTGGAGATTTGACCCAGCGGTTAGATTCCAGCCGCGCCGATGAGCTGGGCGACCTCGCCCGCGGCTTCAACCGTTTCCTCGATAGCCAGCGCGGCATGATCGGCGAAGTGCTGACCACCAGCGAACGTCTGCGCACGGCTGTGGGGCAAGTGGCGAAAGTGGTGGAGAACACCGCTGAGCGTTCCGGCCGCCAGCAGGAAATGACCGACATGGTCGCAACTGCGGTTCACGAGATGGGCCTGACCGTGCAGGAGATTGCGCAGAACGCTGGTAACGCGGCACTCGCTTCGCAAACCGCGCGGGATGAAGCGATGCAGGCGCGGGAAGTGGTGGGCGGCTCGATCAAGCATATTGAAAGCATGTCGGATGAGATTGGCGTAGCGGCGGGTGCGGTCGGTGAGCTGGCACATCAAGTGGCCTCGATCGACTCTGTATTAGCAGTGATTCGTGGCGTGTCCGAGCAGACCAACCTGCTGGCACTTAATGCCGCCATCGAAGCGGCGCGCGCCGGGGACATGGGGCGCGGCTTTGCAGTTGTTGCCGATGAAGTACGCACCTTGGCGCGCCGCACTCAGGCATCCACCGATGAAATCCAGCAGATGATCGGCAGCCTCAAGCAAGGCGCGGAAAACGCCGTGTCGTCGATGCGCACCGGCCAGGCGGCAACCGGCACCGGGGTTGAGTCGAGCCAGCGCACTGGGGCTTCGTTGACGGCGATTACCGGTCAGGTCGAGCGCATCAGTGACATGAACCATCAAGTGGCGACGGCGACGGAAGAGCAGTCGGCGGTGACGGAAGAGATCAATCGCAATGTGCAGGGGATTTCCGATCTGGCGCGGGCGACGGCGGGGGAGGTCAGGGCTTGTCGTGAGGATTGTCAGATGTTGCAGAGGTTGGCGGATGATCTGGCGCGGCAGATGGGTGGGTTTCGCTTAAGTTAAACATATGGTTGTCCTATGCCGACGCACTGCAAAAGCGCGTCGGCTCTGGCTTGAGCAATGTGTTCAAAACAGCAGAATTTCCCGCCCATAAAAATCGATTTTGCCGATTGTCGTTAAATAAAACACTCGTTTCTCCTGGACAGTCCACACCTGCGAGCCTTCGTGATACTTGTCCCCAGTCGCGATCGTTCTGAACATATCGTAACTATCGAAATCCCTGACAGTGGCATAGATGTACTCGGAAGTAATTACCATGGCCTGGTAGAGGTCCTTGCCCTTTTTGATATAACGCTTTTCTGATACACGCGCTGCATTCGGTTCTTTCACCACGTCATTGAATCGTGCCGAGAAAATAAACTGTTCTTCGTTAAGAATGATGTAGGGATCAATCTCCAATGGTGCTGACTGGTCGCTCAAATCAGCCCCGCCATACACTACCGAGCGCCAATCACTGCCGACCTGGCGTGAAAACTCTTTGTAGGCAACACGATTATTTGTGTCATATCGGTCTTCTGCCGAAATGACCTGGAACATTTCTGCCGCTGTCGTTTCGAAGCCGGGCACAGCTTTATCAGGTGACGTTGTGATGCTGACAATTGATCTCTCATTAGAGAGATGCTGGTGATTCTTGCTGATGACGATGGACTCTTCTGAGTCCGTGTGCGTCCATTCAGTGCCGTTTCGCGTGCCAAACTGCGAAATTGAGGCGAGAACGCAATCGTCCCGCGTTACCAGTCCGGCAAGTTTGATGGTTTTTGCGGCCGCTTTGCTGTTCATGGCGTTCGCTCTTTTGTAGGGTAAGAAGAGGACGTTAAGTCCGAACTTGCCGGGCAAACTGCAAACTACATGTCAGGCGAATACAGCCTATCGCGCAGGGCTCATTTCCACACCTGTCAAACATGACAGGTGTGGAGCGCGTGATAATGTGTTTTGTCTGGGTAATGGCGCTGAAATCAGAACCATGCATCCTGCATTGCCAGGCACGTATCATCCCGCACCTCCAGCAATGCCAGTTCATGGTGGCAGCCCGGCACTTCCCACGTCAGGAAATACCGCGCCGCCTGCAGCTTGCCTTTATAGAAGTCAGCATCCACCACATTCCCCTTCGCTAACCCTTCTTCTGCACGAATCGCCTGTTCCAGCCAACGCCAGCCAATCATCGTGTGGCCGAACACCTTCAGGTACAACGCCGAGTTAGCCAGGCTGCTGTTGACCTTGCCCTGTGCCAGATCAGTCAATAAACCGATGGTCACCGTTTGCAGGCGTGCCACCAGTTTTTCCAGTGGTTCACGCAGTGCGGTCAGCGATTCATACGCCGTCGCGCGTTCAGCGGTGTTGGCGATCAGTCGAATCAGTTGCTTGAGCCCCGCGCCACCATTCTGTGCCAGTTTGCGTCCGAGCAAGTCCAGCGACTGAATGCCGTGGGTGCCTTCGTGAATTGGATTCAAGCGGTTGTCGCGGTAATACTGCTCGACCGGGTACTCGCGGGTGTAACCGTGGCCGCCAAGAATCTGGATCGCCAGTTCGTTGGCCTTGAGGCAGAACTCCGATGGCCAGGATTTGACGATCGGCGTTAGCAGATCCAGCAACTCATGGGCCTGTTTACGCTCGGTTTCAGACTCAAGCGTCGTGGTGTCATCGAAAAGCCGCGCTGCATACAGGCCAAGGTCAAACGCCCCTTCGACGTAGGATTTCTGCGTCAAGAGCATGCGTCTGACGTCCGCGTGCTGAATGATCGCCACCGGCGCGGTGGTCGGGTCCTTGCTATCCGCTACCCGGCCTTGCGGACGTTCGCGAGCGTATTCCAGCGAATA
This region of Pseudomonas sp. R84 genomic DNA includes:
- a CDS encoding cell division protein ZapA → MNHHTAGVKVVSILGEDYSIKAPAGEEQTLLDAAMMLKAALDDTKRKYPTLIGDRLLVLAAMNLCSQQIEMKKQHKEELDRYQEQVSATVDTIAKTINQG
- a CDS encoding methyl-accepting chemotaxis protein; amino-acid sequence: MQLWRRSIQWQLILSMGTALLVSILIVVGIYTLVVNRLAQSYLVEQALPSSIEATRNDIERILVQPLTAAKDIASNTMVRDWLASGEDSSKTAGFAQYLEGIRAEHKAFTALIIGTESNHYITEKGLDRTLSRSKPADAWFYSFLDSNQPRTLNIDNDGATGELALFIDLKVEQAGKVVGVAGLGLSMKELSELIHNFSFGQRGKVYLVRSDGLIQVHPEAQFSGKRTLSEQIGANAAQSVMGQKTAISSSFQRDGEDFLAFSLPLRDLGWTLVAEVPQLQIYAEARKAMWMSGGIGLAVALVCLALVVWLAQGLVRPIRQVTAALVAIGSGGGDLTQRLDSSRADELGDLARGFNRFLDSQRGMIGEVLTTSERLRTAVGQVAKVVENTAERSGRQQEMTDMVATAVHEMGLTVQEIAQNAGNAALASQTARDEAMQAREVVGGSIKHIESMSDEIGVAAGAVGELAHQVASIDSVLAVIRGVSEQTNLLALNAAIEAARAGDMGRGFAVVADEVRTLARRTQASTDEIQQMIGSLKQGAENAVSSMRTGQAATGTGVESSQRTGASLTAITGQVERISDMNHQVATATEEQSAVTEEINRNVQGISDLARATAGEVRACREDCQMLQRLADDLARQMGGFRLS